In the genome of Longimicrobium sp., one region contains:
- a CDS encoding DUF5916 domain-containing protein — protein MNLRPLASTAFGLALSLASAATLAAQAGPAAPPEHGSHAGAPTVHAVPRTSPVQVDGVLDEGVWASAPAATGFRQQRPDEGRPASQNTEVRFAYDDDALYIGARMHDSLGAAGVRTSLTRRDQEGGGDWLELDFDTYHDHSGITIIQLNPSGVKWDAGQASPSADPAWDPIWEGATKIDSAGWTAEFRIPWSQLKFTRDSVQTWGLQIKRFVERRNELSQWSFVSQNEPGGPSRFGHLTDLRITRKPGGWEIMPYTVARASYVRPSQPGSPFQDASAYDVRVGADIKALLGSNLTLSATINPDFGQVEVDPAVVNLSAFETSFAEKRPFFVEGSGLLGFGSFSCFTCSNVSSLSLFYSRRIGRAPQGALPMDTRFVDRPQNTGILGAAKLTGRFRGGLEFGAFEAVTGAGHARLVDTEGQTLEREVEPLTNYFVGRVRQTLNGGNLSFGAIATSVTRSFGYDSLRQQLPSHAEAVGVDWNAYFRRHTYRLQGNFALSNVQGDSLAILRLQRSSARYFQRPDRDQGSNGFFSNAYDPSATALRGYGGYLRMAKEAGTIRWEAQANYRSPGFEVNDMAFLTRADYIWTLANLNGYWTKPNRIFRELWVTVGGQRQQTFGGDVNDAQVHLSGSMTLPNYWGMGFYAQYRPEVYDERLTRGGATVRRADQRYFDWNIGTDGRKRTVFGFDVFRGTRGDGGHDEGANFSVRYRPASNIQLSVAPAWSRAEIAAQYVTAFSDPSAVAFFGRRAVFAGLSQQTFSMDTRLNVTFTPTLSLEMFAQPFVSSGEYHDFKEFTAPRGLAKTPFGDRISVLHDAAGSDSVYVLDADGDPSTAPFTFGNPDFNFRSLRGSAVLRWEYRPGSTLFFVWQQQRSASEGFGDFALRRDAGAIFREHPDNVFVIKASYYIGR, from the coding sequence ATGAACCTCCGCCCCCTCGCCTCGACGGCATTCGGGCTCGCGCTCTCCCTGGCGTCCGCCGCCACGCTCGCCGCGCAGGCCGGGCCCGCGGCACCGCCCGAGCACGGGTCGCATGCCGGCGCGCCCACCGTGCACGCCGTGCCGCGCACCTCGCCGGTGCAGGTGGACGGCGTGCTGGACGAGGGCGTCTGGGCGAGCGCCCCCGCGGCCACCGGCTTCCGCCAGCAGCGGCCCGACGAGGGGCGGCCGGCGTCGCAGAACACCGAGGTGCGCTTCGCCTACGACGACGACGCGCTGTACATCGGCGCGCGGATGCACGACTCGCTGGGGGCGGCCGGGGTGCGCACCAGCCTCACCCGGCGCGACCAGGAAGGCGGCGGCGACTGGCTGGAGCTGGACTTCGACACCTACCACGACCACTCCGGCATCACCATCATCCAGCTCAACCCCAGCGGGGTGAAGTGGGACGCCGGCCAGGCCTCGCCCAGCGCCGACCCCGCGTGGGACCCCATCTGGGAGGGCGCCACGAAGATCGACTCGGCCGGGTGGACGGCGGAGTTCCGCATCCCCTGGTCGCAGCTGAAGTTCACCCGCGACTCGGTGCAGACCTGGGGATTGCAGATCAAGCGCTTCGTGGAGCGTCGCAACGAGCTGAGCCAGTGGTCGTTCGTGAGCCAGAACGAGCCCGGCGGCCCGTCGCGCTTCGGCCATCTCACCGACCTGCGCATCACCCGCAAGCCGGGCGGGTGGGAGATCATGCCCTACACCGTGGCGCGCGCCTCGTACGTGCGCCCCAGCCAGCCGGGAAGCCCCTTCCAGGACGCCAGCGCCTACGACGTGCGCGTGGGCGCCGACATCAAGGCGCTGCTGGGCTCCAACCTCACCCTGTCGGCCACCATCAACCCCGACTTCGGCCAGGTGGAGGTGGACCCCGCGGTGGTGAACCTTTCCGCCTTCGAGACCTCGTTCGCCGAGAAGCGCCCCTTCTTCGTCGAAGGCAGCGGCCTGCTCGGATTCGGATCGTTCAGCTGCTTCACCTGCAGCAACGTGAGCAGCCTGTCGCTGTTCTACTCGCGCCGCATCGGCCGGGCGCCGCAGGGGGCGCTGCCGATGGACACGCGCTTCGTGGACCGGCCGCAGAACACCGGCATCCTGGGCGCGGCCAAGCTCACCGGCCGCTTCCGCGGCGGGCTGGAGTTCGGCGCGTTCGAGGCGGTGACCGGCGCCGGCCACGCGCGGCTGGTGGACACCGAGGGGCAGACGCTGGAGCGCGAGGTGGAGCCGCTCACCAACTACTTCGTGGGCCGCGTGCGGCAGACGCTGAACGGCGGCAACCTGAGCTTCGGCGCCATCGCCACCTCGGTCACCCGCAGCTTCGGGTACGACTCGCTGCGCCAGCAGCTTCCCTCGCACGCCGAGGCGGTGGGGGTGGACTGGAACGCCTACTTCCGCCGCCACACCTACCGGCTGCAGGGCAACTTCGCCCTGAGCAACGTGCAGGGCGACTCGCTGGCCATCCTGCGCCTGCAGCGCTCGTCCGCGCGCTACTTTCAGCGCCCCGACCGCGACCAGGGGTCGAACGGCTTCTTCTCCAACGCCTATGATCCTTCCGCCACCGCGCTGCGCGGCTACGGCGGCTACCTGCGCATGGCCAAGGAGGCGGGGACGATCCGCTGGGAGGCGCAGGCGAACTACCGCAGCCCCGGCTTCGAGGTGAACGACATGGCGTTCCTCACCCGGGCCGACTACATCTGGACGCTGGCCAACCTGAACGGCTACTGGACCAAGCCGAACCGCATCTTCCGCGAGCTGTGGGTGACGGTGGGCGGGCAGCGGCAGCAGACCTTCGGCGGCGACGTGAACGACGCGCAGGTCCACCTCTCCGGCTCGATGACGCTGCCCAACTACTGGGGGATGGGGTTCTACGCGCAGTACCGCCCCGAGGTGTACGACGAGCGGCTGACGCGCGGCGGCGCCACGGTGCGGCGGGCGGACCAGCGCTACTTCGACTGGAACATCGGCACCGACGGGCGCAAGCGGACGGTGTTCGGCTTCGACGTGTTCCGCGGCACCCGCGGCGACGGCGGGCACGACGAGGGCGCCAACTTCTCCGTGCGCTACCGTCCCGCCAGCAACATCCAGCTCTCGGTGGCGCCCGCCTGGTCGCGGGCCGAGATCGCGGCGCAGTACGTGACCGCGTTCAGCGATCCCTCGGCGGTGGCGTTCTTCGGGCGGCGCGCGGTGTTCGCGGGGCTCTCGCAGCAGACGTTCTCGATGGACACGCGGCTGAACGTGACCTTCACCCCCACGCTCAGCCTGGAGATGTTTGCGCAGCCGTTCGTGAGCTCGGGCGAGTACCACGACTTCAAGGAGTTCACCGCGCCGCGCGGCCTGGCCAAGACGCCGTTCGGCGACCGGATCTCGGTGCTGCACGACGCGGCGGGGAGCGACAGCGTGTACGTGCTGGACGCGGACGGCGATCCGTCGACGGCGCCGTTCACCTTCGGCAACCCGGACTTCAACTTTCGCTCGCTCCGCGGCAGCGCGGTGCTGCGGTGGGAGTACCGGCCGGGGAGCACGCTCTTCTTCGTGTGGCAGCAGCAGCGCAGCGCCAGCGAAGGCTTCGGCGACTTCGCCCTGCGCCGCGACGCCGGCGCGATCTTCCGCGAGCACCCCGACAACGTGTTCGTGATCAAGGCGAGCTACTACATCGGGAGATAG
- the upp gene encoding uracil phosphoribosyltransferase has protein sequence MSPTFPNLTVVDHPLIQHKLSFLRDKETSKKKFKELVDEIAMLMAYEVTKDLPLAEVEVETPLERMTARQVAGKKLTVVPILRAGLGMVDGVVRLMPGVRVGHIGLYRDHDTLQPVDYYFKIPADAESRDFLVLDPMLATGGSASAAVTSLKRQGAKRVRMLCMVAAPEGVQRMLEDHPDVHVYAAALDRELNDVGYILPGLGDAGDRLFGTK, from the coding sequence GTGAGCCCGACCTTTCCGAACCTCACCGTCGTCGATCATCCGCTGATCCAGCACAAGCTCTCCTTCCTGCGCGACAAGGAGACGTCGAAGAAGAAGTTCAAGGAGCTGGTCGACGAGATCGCCATGCTGATGGCGTACGAGGTGACCAAGGACCTGCCGCTGGCCGAGGTCGAGGTGGAGACGCCGCTGGAGCGGATGACCGCGCGGCAGGTGGCGGGGAAGAAGCTCACCGTGGTCCCCATCCTCCGCGCGGGGCTGGGGATGGTGGATGGCGTGGTGCGGCTGATGCCCGGCGTGCGCGTGGGGCACATCGGCCTGTACCGCGACCACGACACGCTGCAGCCGGTGGACTACTACTTCAAGATCCCCGCGGACGCCGAGTCCCGCGACTTCCTGGTGCTCGACCCCATGCTGGCCACGGGCGGCAGCGCCTCCGCCGCGGTCACCTCGCTGAAGCGGCAGGGCGCCAAGCGCGTGCGGATGCTGTGCATGGTGGCCGCCCCCGAGGGCGTGCAGCGCATGCTGGAGGACCATCCCGACGTGCACGTCTACGCCGCCGCGCTGGACCGCGAGCTGAACGACGTCGGCTACATCCTCCCCGGCCTGGGCGACGCGGGGGACCGGCTGTTCGGGACGAAGTAG
- a CDS encoding DUF5916 domain-containing protein, producing MMKMMSSSTPAAPPRASAGRGTGAVVAVLLLTLVRPALAQTAAHSGAPRAVAAARTGPIALDGALGDAAWSAAVPATGFRQFRPAEGLPATQRTELRFLYDDEALYIGARMHDSLGAAGVRTRLARRDQITEGDYLQLVFDTFHDHAGRTVFTLNPSGVKGDAGQASPGADPSWDPVWEYAARVDSLGWTAEARIPWSQLRFPRDSLQTWGMQAWRYVERLDELSMWSFWGRQETGGPQRFGHLEGVRVRSRPGGVEIMPYALTRASYAAPTQPGSPFQDGSRYQARIGADLRMLLGSSLTLSATLNPDFGEVEQDPAVVNLSAFESYFEEKRPFFVEGSGILFFGGFECYSCSNAAGMNLFYSRRIGRAPQGEVPERYVYRDVPRDTRLLGAAKLTGRTAAGWQIGFLDAVTRREVARVEDPDVGPATRVPVEPLGNYLVGRVRRTTRGGLATWGVMGTSVVRRFEAGDSALREALPGHAEAVGADWSVATRDQTYRLIGTFVLSSVAGDSLAVARLQRSSARYFQRPDREGGGNAVFSNRYDTSAGRLRGYGGYLRASRDQGPWRWDAMVNFRSPGFEVNDLAFLQRADYVWMNANVMRLWTTPGAWYRSLTWIAGAQQQFNYDGDRTDLQFHQSFAGQLPNYWTASLYARYRPAVYDDRMTRGGAVVRRASSWYVGPRLGTDGRRAVVASVSPSYQDFGDGSTITTLNASVRVKPAANVQLSAGPAYTRLHDRGQYVQAFVDPSATAFFGRRAVFGDMLQTTVSMVTRVSWTFTPQLTLELFAEPFVSSGRFGRFQEYVRPRSGERAEFDSLQLRVAARDESGRPSRYRLDPDRNAATPDFEFDNPDFDVRSLRGNAVIRWEFRPGSTLFVVWQQERSSSALRSDPGLDRELGEIFRERPDNVIVIKASYWIGR from the coding sequence ATGATGAAGATGATGTCATCCAGCACTCCCGCGGCGCCGCCGCGCGCCTCCGCCGGCCGCGGCACCGGTGCGGTGGTCGCCGTACTTCTCCTGACGCTCGTCCGTCCCGCCCTGGCGCAGACGGCGGCCCACTCCGGCGCGCCGCGGGCGGTCGCCGCCGCACGCACCGGTCCCATCGCGCTGGACGGAGCCCTGGGGGACGCGGCGTGGAGCGCCGCGGTGCCCGCCACCGGCTTCCGGCAGTTCCGGCCCGCCGAGGGACTGCCCGCCACGCAGCGCACCGAGCTGCGCTTCCTGTACGACGACGAGGCGCTCTACATCGGCGCGCGGATGCACGATTCGCTGGGCGCCGCGGGGGTGCGGACCCGCCTGGCGCGCCGCGACCAGATCACCGAGGGCGACTACCTGCAGCTCGTGTTCGACACGTTCCACGACCACGCCGGCCGGACCGTCTTCACCCTGAACCCGTCGGGGGTGAAGGGCGACGCGGGGCAGGCGTCGCCGGGGGCGGACCCCTCGTGGGACCCGGTGTGGGAGTATGCCGCGCGGGTGGACTCGCTGGGGTGGACGGCGGAGGCGCGCATCCCCTGGAGCCAGCTGCGCTTTCCGCGCGACAGCTTGCAGACCTGGGGGATGCAGGCGTGGCGCTACGTGGAGCGCCTGGACGAGCTGAGCATGTGGTCGTTCTGGGGGCGCCAGGAGACGGGCGGGCCGCAGCGCTTCGGCCACCTGGAGGGCGTCCGGGTGCGGAGCCGCCCGGGCGGGGTGGAGATCATGCCGTACGCGCTCACCCGCGCCAGCTACGCGGCCCCCACGCAGCCCGGGAGCCCCTTCCAGGACGGGAGCCGCTACCAGGCCCGGATCGGCGCCGACCTGCGGATGCTGCTGGGAAGCAGCCTGACGCTGTCGGCCACCCTGAACCCCGACTTCGGCGAGGTGGAGCAGGACCCGGCCGTGGTGAACCTGTCGGCCTTCGAGAGCTATTTCGAGGAGAAGCGCCCGTTTTTCGTGGAAGGGAGCGGGATCCTGTTCTTCGGCGGCTTCGAGTGCTACAGCTGCAGCAATGCGGCGGGGATGAACCTGTTCTACTCGCGGCGGATCGGCCGCGCGCCGCAGGGGGAGGTGCCGGAGCGGTACGTCTACCGCGACGTGCCGCGCGACACCCGGCTGCTGGGCGCGGCCAAGCTCACCGGCCGCACCGCCGCCGGCTGGCAGATCGGCTTCCTGGACGCCGTCACCCGCCGCGAGGTGGCGCGCGTGGAGGACCCGGACGTGGGCCCCGCGACCCGGGTGCCCGTGGAGCCGCTCGGCAACTACCTGGTGGGGCGGGTGCGGCGGACCACGCGCGGGGGCCTGGCCACCTGGGGGGTGATGGGCACCTCCGTGGTCCGCCGCTTCGAGGCCGGCGACAGCGCGCTGCGGGAGGCGCTCCCCGGTCACGCCGAGGCCGTCGGGGCCGACTGGTCGGTGGCCACGCGCGACCAGACGTACCGGCTGATCGGCACCTTCGTGCTCTCCAGCGTGGCCGGCGACTCGCTCGCCGTCGCGCGGCTGCAGCGCTCGAGTGCGCGCTACTTCCAGCGCCCGGACCGCGAGGGCGGCGGCAACGCGGTCTTCTCGAACCGGTACGACACCTCGGCGGGGCGGCTGCGCGGCTACGGCGGATACCTGCGCGCGAGCCGCGACCAGGGCCCCTGGCGCTGGGACGCGATGGTCAACTTCCGCAGCCCCGGGTTCGAGGTGAACGACCTGGCGTTCCTGCAGCGTGCCGACTACGTGTGGATGAACGCGAACGTGATGCGGCTGTGGACCACGCCGGGCGCGTGGTACCGGAGCCTCACCTGGATCGCGGGGGCGCAGCAGCAGTTCAACTACGACGGCGACCGGACCGACCTGCAGTTCCACCAGTCCTTCGCCGGCCAGCTGCCGAACTACTGGACCGCCAGCCTCTACGCCCGCTACCGCCCCGCGGTGTACGACGACCGGATGACCCGGGGCGGGGCCGTGGTCCGCCGCGCGTCCAGCTGGTACGTGGGCCCCAGGCTCGGCACCGACGGACGGCGCGCCGTGGTGGCGAGCGTGAGCCCATCGTACCAGGACTTCGGGGACGGGAGCACGATCACGACCCTCAACGCCTCGGTGCGCGTGAAGCCGGCGGCGAACGTCCAGCTCTCCGCCGGCCCGGCGTACACGCGGCTTCACGACCGCGGCCAGTACGTGCAGGCGTTCGTTGATCCCTCCGCCACCGCGTTCTTCGGCCGCCGCGCGGTGTTCGGCGACATGCTCCAGACGACCGTGTCGATGGTCACGCGGGTGAGCTGGACGTTCACCCCGCAGCTGACGCTGGAGCTCTTCGCCGAGCCGTTCGTTTCCAGCGGAAGATTCGGGCGCTTCCAGGAGTACGTGCGCCCCCGCAGCGGCGAGCGCGCGGAGTTCGATTCGCTGCAGCTTCGCGTGGCCGCGCGCGACGAGAGCGGGCGGCCGTCGCGCTACCGCCTGGACCCGGACCGGAACGCCGCCACCCCGGACTTCGAGTTCGACAACCCGGACTTCGACGTGCGCTCGCTGCGCGGGAATGCGGTGATCCGCTGGGAATTCCGCCCGGGCAGCACGCTGTTCGTGGTGTGGCAGCAGGAGCGGAGCAGTTCCGCGCTCCGGTCCGATCCCGGGCTCGACCGCGAACTGGGCGAGATCTTCCGGGAGCGTCCCGACAACGTGATCGTCATCAAGGCGAGCTACTGGATCGGCCGGTGA